A window of Verrucomicrobiia bacterium genomic DNA:
GCTGCTGGCTCGTGCTCCCATCCGACCCGCCATGCCCTTGGAACTCGGCCTCGAACATGTCCGCGCTGTGCCGTCGCGCCGCCTCCGTCAGGCGCGCCTCCAACGCCAGCGGCGGCGCCGGCGCCAGCGTCTCGAACTGCCCCTTCATCAACTCCAGATCCACTGAGAAGAACTCGATCGCCGACATCACATCCGGATCCGAAGTCGCCGCCAACCGTTCCGCCTCCGCCCTCGGGTCCCGTCGTGCCCGATTGATGAACTCCAGATAAAGCTGCTCCTCGTCGCTCGGATCCCCCATGTCGTGCTGGGAGCTTCCCGCCCGGCGCAACGACTCCGCGCCCGCGTCCGACACCCGCTGCATCCAGGGCGGCGCCACCGGCGGGGCCTCCGGCAATCCGACTCGCCCATTCCTGGCTCCTTCCTGCTCCTCCGCCCCGGCCCAGCCCCCCGCCGCACAGATCCCCGCCACCAACCCGCCGACGATCGCCTTCCGAATCATGGCCGCCAGCCTAACCTCGACCGCCCCCCTGACAAACCCCATTGCCACCCCCACCCCATTCCCCATTCGGCCACGAACCTGGGCCGTATCCATGCAGTAAGGAGGAAAGCGATGGCGCCGCAGATTTTCGGGCAGGACGAGGAGTGAGCGAGGCGCGTATCGGAACCAGATACGTAACGAGCAAACGACGAAGCGCTTGCCCGAAAAGATCAAGCCAGCGCCCCCGACCTTGCTGCATGGCTACGGCTAAGGAAATCCCACCCATTCGATCCCCGCCTCGCGGAACACGGTCTCCTGGTACTTCGGCAAGGCCTCCTGCGTCGCCTCCAGCTCCATTCTCGATTCCAACGCCTCCCGAACCTCCTCGAAGGGCACCTTCTCGCCCGGCAGACGCTCCTCCAGCTTCACCACGTGGAGCCCGAACTCGGTCCGGATCAGGTCGCTCACCCTCCCGGGTTCGAGCTTCCGCAGCGCCGCCTCCAGCTCAGGAACCATCCGCCCCAGCGGAAACACATACTCCCCCTGCCGCTCCCGGCCGGCGGGGTCATCCGAGAAATCCCGCGCCAGCGCCCCGATGTCCTCCCCGCGCCGCGCCCGATCCGCGAGCCTTCGCGCCAGCGTCTCCTTCTCGGCCAGCTCCGTCGCGCTCAACTCCCCCCCCGCCGGGTCCCGCAATGCGATGACCACCTGACGCACCCGCACCCGCTCCGGTCTTCGGAACTCCTCCGACCGTTCGTCATACACCCGCCGCACCCGCTCAGGCGTCACCCCCAACAGGGGTTTCAGCTCGCGGCCCAGCACCTCCTCGCAAATGGCCCGTTCGTGCAACTGCCGTTCGAAGCTCTCCGGATCGAGTCCCGCCGCACGAACCTGCGCCTCGAAGCGCGCCTGGCTCTTCGCCCTCGCCCGCTGCTCGTCGATCAGGCGCGCCACCTTCTCCCCGGCCACCCGGCGATCCTCGTCCGTGGCCCGAAGCAACAGCAACTGGGTCAGCGCCAGCTTCTCCACCAACTGCCGCTCGATGGTCCGGCGCTGCCCTTCGGCAATGCCGCGCCCCTGCGCCGCCAGCGTCGCCCGCAGGTTGATGAAGGCTTCGTCCAACTGCTCCTGGGTCACTTCCACCCCGCGGCCCCGCGCCAGCACCGCCGCCCCCGATTCCATCGCCACCGGTCCGCAACACACCGCCGCCCCAAGGACCAGCAACCCCGTCAGCCGTGCCGTCGATCGTCCGAATGGAATCCCGTTTGCCATGCCGTTGCCTTTCATAGCCGTACCACCCGCACATGGGTGATGTCCGGGTCCCGCCCCAGCTCGGTCAAGGCCTCGTCCGGGGGCACGCTGTCCAGCACCACCGACGTCAGGGCCTCGCCTCCGACCCGGTCCCGGCTCAGGGTCATGCTGGCGATATTAACCTGGTGGCGCCCGAGGAGCGTCCCCAAGTGACCCACAATCCCGGGCCGATCGCGGTTGCGCAACAGCAGCAGCACCCCGCTGATCGGGATCTCGGTCGGCGTGCTGAACAACCGGACAATCCGCGGATTGTCCGGAGACCCGAAAAACGTACCGCCGGCGGAGACCTTCGTGTCTCCCGTGTGCACCGCCACGTGCAGCCACTCGTTGAAGGTCACCGCCTCGTCCGACCGCAATTCCTCCACCACCAGCCCGCGGTTGGCCGCGATCGACCGGACATTGACAAAATTCACCTCCGGACCGCTTCCCGGCTCCAGCAGCCCCCGCAGAATCGCCCGCGTCACCGGATCCGTCGCGGGCAGATTCCGCGCCTCCCCGCCATAGGTCACCTTCACCCGGTCGATCTGCCGCGGCGCGAGCTGGCCCAGGAGGCGCCCCAGCTTCTCGCCCAACTGGAGGTACGGACGCAGCACCGCGAAGGTCTTCGCATCCAGTGCGGGCACGTTCACGGCGTTGCGCACCTCCCCCTCCAGGAGGTAGGCGGTGATCGCCTCCGCCACCTCGATGCCCACGTTCTCCTGCGCCTCCTCCGTGCTCGCCCCCAGATGCGGGGTCATGATGACCTGGGGCAACGTCCTCAAGGCCAGATCCGCCGGCGGCGGCTCCGTCTCGTACACATCCAGCGCCGCCCCCGCGACCTGGCCCCCGGCAATCGCGGCCGCCAGGTCGCTCTCGACAATGATCCCCCCGCGCGCGCAGTTCAGC
This region includes:
- a CDS encoding peptidyl-prolyl cis-trans isomerase; this encodes MANGIPFGRSTARLTGLLVLGAAVCCGPVAMESGAAVLARGRGVEVTQEQLDEAFINLRATLAAQGRGIAEGQRRTIERQLVEKLALTQLLLLRATDEDRRVAGEKVARLIDEQRARAKSQARFEAQVRAAGLDPESFERQLHERAICEEVLGRELKPLLGVTPERVRRVYDERSEEFRRPERVRVRQVVIALRDPAGGELSATELAEKETLARRLADRARRGEDIGALARDFSDDPAGRERQGEYVFPLGRMVPELEAALRKLEPGRVSDLIRTEFGLHVVKLEERLPGEKVPFEEVREALESRMELEATQEALPKYQETVFREAGIEWVGFP
- the serA gene encoding phosphoglycerate dehydrogenase, encoding MKIVVCDPVSPKGIALLQQRAEFQVDVIGRKLPEAELIERVRDAVGLVVRSETKITRAVIEAASVLRVVGRAGVGVDNVDVEAATERGVVVMNTPAGNTISTAELTFSMLLALARRIPQAHASMKAGEWNRKAFSGTEVHGKVLGVLGMGRIGTEVARRARAFGMRVLAYDPYLSQARAKSIDVELVELEAVYAQADFVTVHLPMTDETRGMIHAGAMARMKRGVRLLNCARGGIIVESDLAAAIAGGQVAGAALDVYETEPPPADLALRTLPQVIMTPHLGASTEEAQENVGIEVAEAITAYLLEGEVRNAVNVPALDAKTFAVLRPYLQLGEKLGRLLGQLAPRQIDRVKVTYGGEARNLPATDPVTRAILRGLLEPGSGPEVNFVNVRSIAANRGLVVEELRSDEAVTFNEWLHVAVHTGDTKVSAGGTFFGSPDNPRIVRLFSTPTEIPISGVLLLLRNRDRPGIVGHLGTLLGRHQVNIASMTLSRDRVGGEALTSVVLDSVPPDEALTELGRDPDITHVRVVRL